One stretch of Lucilia cuprina isolate Lc7/37 chromosome 6, ASM2204524v1, whole genome shotgun sequence DNA includes these proteins:
- the LOC111686019 gene encoding serine-rich adhesin for platelets, with amino-acid sequence MEFNEISMCLDVKLDIYDKRPDSLKFKTWTKCQVKIEAIKCLPCFLRINFQSLPQNPQEEASSQLSVSINVPGVTISLATSRTKQYSYGLFWTHNRRDCFIYFALDTEMACRKHMKWIKKSIKNLELYRQVFLEQRRNSRGSGLFGEQVKLEDKQRELSAVKDALSALGPLPQIPDANNSINWSRRVSRASEIYEEIFEGNFPPRLSRRLSRTSIASGIYEEMKPCSPNIHSIMEEHLNCPPPLPPLPAHRKRLNTCESDPFGLLGDIPRSNTNPESELAKKKKYKNVLDNIFGSGRSKRAESVSETPTCTMEDIINGGSSDSNEQFHPIYANEILKRPPPCTKPNKRNSFSSPDLSKINFLDTFDEDKVAALLQLNSSSDLEVHADEDFSSEIGAVHNYSSLSLDDSAIAASTSLLVMSRLQALKAKSGSMESLNVSGQLPQNFNFSACNTSSINLVGASGAVPSIQKLIRNKIIMEDELSGYCVMAPIISKKLDGQETTTTTTSSTTSSTTSGYSTGSYCSSTSSSTSSNTQVTENKDLQQKPLLMQRAAKTNAHESDYDEVPMRKTPIPVNETDLSNIYENMQTGSPLNISDVVLRNHENTPPLSRDFTGNLYENLLTIKAAQELEQPLPAHICTSTPTDSPADKPSPGTLEEQENFYQTPRKSIISIDDKIPSYYPNSCDTVKMRRRSNSPSKQTTPTTAHKTGEKEKSSNATTMGIKHLVNIKMKRERKENLYISSPQKILDQRKKSTTTTSSPALNATKSKKSANAQKISENVYTVNLSNKKSLQLNNNNSHNNNNIGEKTTYKEITETAQLKEKLHNELLQLALLQNIDFKFDDTSSSTSSNNMENSAAKNYLKTPPPAESGIAKLERAELEYEHCYQASKDATRLLHKYATLAPKQSMRIKQQLQQHLQLNNQCTNKKNLMTQSTKLESPVSSNDLAAANAAMGSKKFASLPRFKKIDFSPLKLKINNVLQRNQTPDF; translated from the exons ATggaattcaatgaaatttctaTGTGCCTGGATGTTAAGCTGGACATTTATGATAAACGCCcagattctttaaaatttaaaacgtgGACAAAATGTCAAGTGAAAATTGAAGCTATTAAATGTTTACCCTGCTTTTTGCGCATAAACTTTCAATCATTGCCTCAGAATCCACAGGAAGAGGCATCGTCTCAGCTAAGTGTTTCCATTAATGTTCCGGGTGTGACCATTAGTTTGGCCACCTCGCGCACTAAGCAATATTCGTATGGTTTATTTTGGACACACAATCGTCgtgattgttttatttattttgcattggATACGGAAATGGCATGTCGCAAACATATGAAATGGATTAAGAAATCGATTAAGAATTTGGAACTATATCGGCAGGTGTTTCTCGAGCAGCGTAGAAATAGTCGTGGTTCAGGTTTGTTTGGTGAGCAGGTGAAGTTAGAGGATAAGCAGAGAGAATTAAG TGCCGTCAAGGATGCCCTTTCGGCCTTGGGTCCCTTGCCACAAATACCAGATGCGAACAATAGCATCAACTGGTCGCGACGTGTCTCGCGAGCCTCTGAAATCTACGAAGAAATATTTGAGGGAAATTTTCCTCCTCGTCTATCTCGGCGCCTGTCACGCACCTCTATAGCCTCGGGCATATATGAGGAAATGAAACCCTGTTCGCCCAATATACACTCGATCATGGAGGAACATTTAAATTGTCCTCCTCCATTGCCACCACTACCGGCACATCGCAAAAGACTCAATACCTGTGAATCAGATCCGTTTGGCTTGCTGGGAGATATACCACGCTCTAATACAAATCCTGAATCAGAATtggccaaaaagaaaaaatataaaaatgtattagatAATATATTCGGTTCGGGGCGATCAAAGAGAGCGGAAAGTGTTAGTGAGACACCTACTTGTACCATGGAGGATATCATAAATGGTGGTAGCAGTGATAGTAATGAACAGTTTCATCCTATTTATGCTAATGAGATTTTAAAGCGTCCCCCTCCATGTACAAAACCCAACAAACGTAATAGTTTCTCTAGTCCGGACTTGTCCAAAATCAATTTCTTGGATACCTTTGATGAAGATAAAGTGGCCGCCTTATTGCAGTTAAATAGCTCCAGCGATTTAGAAGTACATGCAGATGAGGATTTTTCTAGCGAAATTGGAGCTGTACACAATTATAGCTCCTTAAGCTTAGATGATTCCGCCATAGCGGCCTCCACTTCTTTGCTAGTAATGTCTAGACTTCAGGCTTTGAAGGCCAAGTCGGGTTCTATGGAAAGTTTAAATGTTTCGGGACAATTGcctcaaaattttaatttttcagcctgTAATACTTCCTCCATTAATCTAGTAGGAGCCAGTGGTGCTGTGCCTTCCATACAGAAACTCATacgtaataaaattattatggaAGATGAACTATCGGGCTATTGTGTTATGGCTCCTATAATAAGTAAGAAATTGGATGGACAAGAGACCACTACAACAACCACTTCCTCTACCACCTCTTCCACTACTTCAGGTTACTCTACCGGTTCCTATTGTTCTTCTACCAGCTCATCGACCTCTTCTAATACTCAGGTAACCGAGAATAAAGACTTACAACAAAAGCCGCTTTTAATGCAAAGAGCAGCTAAAACAAATGCCCACGAGAGTGACTACGATGAAGTACCTATGCGCAAAACTCCCATACCAGTAAATGAAACGGATTTAAGCAACATTTATGAGAATATGCAAACTGGTTCTCCTCTAAATATCAGCGATGTGGTTTTAAGGAATCATGAAAATACTCCTCCCTTAAGTCGTGACTTTACGggtaatttgtatgaaaatctcTTGACGATTAAAGCGGCCCAAGAGTTGGAACAACCTTTACCAGCTCATATCTGTACTAGTACACCTACCGATTCACCGGCCGATAAGCCATCTCCTGGCACCTTGGAGGAACAGGAAAATTTCTATCAAACACCTAGAAAGTCCATTATAAGTATTGATGACAAGATACCCTCATATTATCCGAATAGCTGTGATACGGTTAAGATGCGCAGACGTTCGAATAGTCCTTCGAAACAAACTACTCCCACCACAGCTCATAAAACGGGGGAAAAGGAG AAATCTTCCAACGCCACCACAATGGGTATTAAACATTTGGTCAATATCAAAATGAAGCGTGAACGCAAAGAAAACCTATACATATCATCACCTCAAAAAATCCTAGACCAACGCAAGAAATCCACCACAACTACTAGCTCTCCTGCCTTAAACGCtacaaaatcgaaaaaatccGCTAATGCGCAAAAAATCTCCGAAAACGTTTATACGGTAAACTTAAGCAATAAGAAGTCACTGcaactaaacaacaacaattcacacaataacaataatatcgGTGAAAAAACGACCTATAAAGAAATAACCGAAACCGCCCAGCTTAAAGAAAAGCTACACAATGAACTTTTACAATTAgctttattacaaaatatagattttaaattCGATGATACGTCCTCTTCCACTAGCTCAAATAATATGGAAAATTCTGCAGCTAAAAACTATCTTAAAACACCGCCACCGGCAGAAAGTGGTATTGCCAAATTGGAGCGAGCTGAATTGGAATATGAACATTGCTATCAGGCTTCAAAAGATGCCACTAGATTATTGCATAAATATGCCACCTTGGCACCCAAACAATCGATGCGCATTAAGCAACAATTGCAGCAACATTTACAGCTCAACAACCAATGCACGAATAAGAAAAATCTAATGACACAATCCACTAAATTGGAATCGCCTGTTAGCAGTAATGACTTAGCTGCCGCCAATGCGGCTATGGGCTCAAAAAAATTCGCTTCTTTGCCAAGATTTAAGAAAATCGATTTCTCtcctttaaagttaaaaattaacaatgttTTACAAAGAAATCAAACGCCAGATTTTTAA
- the LOC111686022 gene encoding alkyldihydroxyacetonephosphate synthase, whose amino-acid sequence FRYPLEGAALPYFTDWVLSTFNITVYDNIPKPMLPQEYPRPTVNTDFLRELHETDISYSQEGIDRFVRCHGQTLHDIYYLSHNKFQRIPDVVTWPSNHAEVEKLVALAHKHNVVVLPYGGGTSVSGATTCPQQEQRMICILDTSQMNRMLWLNRKNLTVCFEAGIAGQDLENILRKEGLTVGHEPDSYEFSTLGGWVATRASGMKKNVYGNIEDLVVRMKLVTPSGVLDRECTAPRISCGPDFNHVIMGSEGTLGVITEVVLKVRPLPPIKRYNSLVFPDFESGVGFMREVAERRCQPASVRLMDNNQFIMGQSLKPVKSWSEDLKDSFKKKYLTMVKCLDLTKICAATLLFEGEAEDVDRQESLIINIAKKHKGFSGGGQNGERGYIMTFVIAYMRDLALLYDIVAESFETSVPWDRCYSLCENVKKRIELECHAKSIHHFSISCRVTQTYDAGACVYFYFAFNYKGFSNPVELFEHIENGARDEILACGGSLSHHHGVGKIRSQWYTKTITQTGANLYKATKKQLDPKNIFATGNLLPLEEQLQGVKSKDDNLAKTNTTIKAKL is encoded by the exons tttagatATCCCCTGGAAGGTGCCGCCTTACCCTATTTCACCGATTGGGTTTTAAGTACGTTCAACATCACCGTTTATGATAATATACCCAAACCTATGCTACCCCAAGAATATCCGAGACCCACCGTTAATACAGATTTTCTTCGAGAATTACATGAAACCGACATCTCCTATAGTCAGGAGGGTATAGATCGTTTTGTTAGATGTCATGGTCAGACGTTGCACGATATTTACTATTTAAgtcataataaatttcaaagaatACCCGATGTAGTGACATGGCCCAGTAATCACGCGGAAGTAGAAAAACTAGTTGCCCTGGCCCATAAGCACAATGTGGTGGTGTTACCCTATGGTGGCGGTACCTCGGTATCGGGAGCCACTACTTGTCCTCAACAGGAGCAGCGTATGATTTGTATATTGGATACCTCGCAAATGAATCGTATGTTGTGGTTGAATAGGAAAAATCTAACAGTATGTTTTGAGGCTGGTATAGCCGGTCAGGATTTGGAAAATATATTGCGCAAAGAAGGTCTCACAGTGGGTCATGAGCCGGACAGTTATGAATTCTCGACTTTGGGTGGTTGGGTGGCTACTCGAGCTTCGGGCatgaagaaaaatgtttatggcAATATAGAAGATCTAGTGGTAAGAATGAAATTGGTGACACCTTCTGGAGTATTGGATCGAGAATGTACGGCTCCTCGTATTTCCTGTGGTCCAGATTTTAATCATGTCATTATGGGTTCCGAGGGTACGTTAGGTGTTATTACcgaggttgttttaaaagtAAGACCGTTACCGCCCATTAAACGTTACAACTCCCTGGTATTTCCCGATTTTGAAAGTGGTGTTGGTTTTATGCGTGAAGTGGCCGAGCGTCGCTGTCAACCCGCTTCGGTACGTTTAATGGATAACAATCAATTTATTATGGGTCAAAGTTTAAAACCTGTGAAAAGTTGGAGCGAAGATTTAAAGGattcatttaaaaagaaatatcttaCGATGGTTAAATGCTTGGATTTGACCAAAATTTGTGCCGCCACATTACTGTTTGAGGGAGAAGCGGAAGATGTAGATAGACAAGAATCCTTAATTATCAATATAGCGAAAAAGCATAAAGGATTTTCGGGTGGTGGTCAAAATGGTGAAAGAGGTTATATAATGACTTTTGTTATTGCTTACATGAGG GATTTGGCTTTGCTGTATGATATAGTGGCGGAATCATTTGAGACTTCAGTGCCATGGGATCGTTGCTATAGTTTgtgtgaaaatgttaaaaagcgCATAGAATTG GAATGTCATGCCAAAAGCATTCACCATTTCTCCATCTCCTGTCGCGTGACGCAAACCTATGATGCCGGTGCTtgtgtttatttctattttgcaTTTAACTACAAGGGTTTCTCCAATCCCGTCGAACTATTCGAACATATAGAAAATGGTGCCAGAGATGAGATATTGGCCTGTGGTGGTTCACTCTCCCATCATCATGGTGTGGGTAAAATACGTTCTCAATGGTATACGAAAACTATAACACAAACGGGAGCAAATCTATATAAAGCCACTAAAAAACAATTGGatcctaaaaatatatttgccaCTGGGAATCTGCTGCCCTTGGAAGAACAACTGCAAGGGGTAAAGAGCAAAGATGATAATTTGGCGAAAACTAATACAACTATTAAggctaaactttaa
- the LOC111686023 gene encoding DNA polymerase interacting tetratricopeptide repeat-containing, protein of 47 kDa, whose amino-acid sequence MLSEEEVAKKEWTEQERLELAAKLDADLDAFIDGLEKKRYEEGWPEDRWQEEMDKHPFFMKKAPQPGDEVHPMFEGLQKLKYDPEENTAEDLALNYKEDGNFYMKHKKFRMAIYSFTEGLKAKCEKPEIQAVLYNNRSAAHFFLKNFRSALADAQKALEYKPDYTKARWRAAQCAFELERFDVCSQICDEILELDADDKNAQELLKKNKLRKLVKERNERKEAAEKKKKAQRYHRLCNALEERQVKFDDQRPGKLVITEELLKPKFLPLEDYPVHLDEDNKTLVWPAAFSYPEFLYSDFQQQLSEEATMSDVVDSLFAEPLPLDKTNSYRPDSVNVYFENRKVGCVHKVDLNKTIKEIIQEKGFFVTGGSLLFYIVPKNSRVEQEFIHAERRCFLK is encoded by the exons ATGTTAAGTGAAGAGGAGGTGGCCAAAAAAGAATGGACCGAACAAGAACGTTTGGAATTAGCGGCAAAATTAGATGCCGATTTGGATGCTTTCATAGATGGTTTGGAAAAAAAGCGCTATGAGGAAGGCTGGCCCGAGGATCGTTGGCAGGAG GAAATGGATAAACATCCGttctttatgaaaaaagctCCACAGCCAGGTGATGAGGTACATCCCATGTTTGAGGGTCTGCAAAAGCTTAAATATGATCCAGAAGAGAATACTGCGGAAGATTTAGCTTTGAATTATAAAGAAGATGGTAATTTCTAtatgaaacataaaaaatttcgcATGGCCATTTATAGTTTCACCGAGGGTCTTAAGGCGAAATGTGAAAAGCCTGAGATACAAGCTGTTCTATACAATAATAGATCGGCAGctcatttctttttaaagaattttag ATCCGCCCTAGCTGATGCCCAAAAGGCCTTAGAATACAAACCTGACTACACTAAAGCTCGCTGGCGTGCTGCTCAATGTGCTTTTGAACTGGAACGTTTTGATGTGTGCTCACAAATATGTGATGAAATTTTGGAATTAGATGCTGATGATAAAAATGCTCAGGAACTGCTGAAAAAGAATAAATTGCGTAAATTGGTAAAGGAACGCAATGAACGTAAGGAGGCTgcagagaaaaagaaaaaagctcAACGTTATCATCGTTTGTGTAATGCTCTTGAAGAGCGTCAAGTTAAATTTGATGATCAAAGACCGGGGAAGCTGGTTATAACGGAAGAACTATTAAAACCTAAATTTCTTCCTTTAGAGGACTATCCCGTACATTTGGATGAGGATAATAAGACTTTAGTGTGGCCAGCGGCATTTTCTTATCCCGAATTTTTATACAGCGACTTTCAGCAACAATTGTCGGAGGAGGCAAC aatgtCCGATGTTGTAGATTCCCTATTTGCAGAACCCCTACCTTTAGATAAAACCAATAGCTATCGTCCTGACTCTGTCAATGTTTACTTTGAAAATCGTAAAGTAGGTTGTGTTCACAAGGtggatttaaataaaactattaaggAAATTATACAAGAAAAggg tttctttgttACTGGCGGCTCATTATTATTCTATATTGTACCAAAAAATTCCCGAGTTGAACAGGAATTCATACACGCGGAAAGAAGATGttttcttaaatag